Sequence from the Azospirillum formosense genome:
AGGGGCTGAACTGGTTCTTCGACCACGCCGAGACGATCAGCGACCGCAACATCGACCGCATCGCGGCGCTTGGCGGCGGCATCGCCGTGCAGCACCGCATGGCCTATCAGGGTGAGTATTTCGTGGAGCGCTACGGCGCCAAGGCCGCCGAGGCCACGCCGCCCATCGCCAAGATGATGGCCGCCGGTGTGCCGGTGGGCGCCGGGACGGACGCCACCCGCGTCGCCAGCTACAACCCCTGGGTCTCGCTGTCCTGGCTGGTCACCGGCAGGACGGTCGGCGGGCTGTCGCTCTACCCGATGGCCAACCGGCTGGACCGCGAAACGGCGCTGCGCCTGTGGACGGAGGCCAACACCTGGTTCTCCAACGAGCAGGGCAAGAAGGGCCGGATCGAGGCCGGGCAACTCGCCGACGCGGCGCTGCTCAGCGACGACTACATGGCGGTGCCGGAGGACCGCATCCCCCACATCCGCTCGGTCCTGACCCTGCTGGGCGGCGCCGTGGTGCATGGCGAGGGCGATTACGGCACGCTCGCCCCGCCGCTGCCCAAGCCGATGCCCGACTGGTCGCCGGTCGCCACGGTCGGCGGCTATTACCGCGATCCCAAGACGGTGCAGCGGCAGGCGGCGGAGTGCGGTTGCCATTCCGGCTGCGCCGTGCACGGCCACGACCACGCGGCGGCGCTGGGCGCCGACGTGCCCTCGTCCGACGCGCGCAGCTTCTGGGGCGTGTTCGGCTGCGGCTGCTGGGCGGTCTGAGGAGGAGCGCAACGATGGCCGACACCTTCTCCACGCGCAAGGACGCCGTTGCGCCGGTCGCCGCCCTGCTCGACTGGCCGGGGACCGCCTGGCTCGCCCGCCTCGCGCTGGCGGCGCCCTTCGTCGTCAGCGGGCTGGTCAAGCTGACGGACTTCAACGGCGCCGTGGCCGAGGCGGCGGGGCTGGGGCTGGGCCTGCCGGTCCTCGTCGCGGTGGCGGTGATCGTCACCCAGCTCGGCGGGTCGGCGCTGTTCCTGACGCGGCGCTGGTGCTGGCTCGGCGCCGGGATCCTCGCCGGCTTCACGGTGGTCGCCACGCTGCTCGCCCACGCCTTCTGGACCTATGAGGGGCCGGACCGCGCCCGCCAGACCGCCACCTTCCTGGAGCATCTGGCCATCGTCGGCGGCTTCGCCGCGGCGGCGGTGCTCACCCATCGCAACACCCACCGCCGGGGAGGGGCCCCATGACCGCCGAGGCCGTCCCGAACCCCGGGAAAAAGCCCGCCGGGGCCTTCGCGCCGCTGAGCAACCGGCTGTTCGCCGTGCTGTGGGTGGCGGCGGTGCTGGGCAACGTCGGCACCTTCATGCGCGACGTGGCGAGCGCGTGGCTGGTCCTCGACCTGTCGGGA
This genomic interval carries:
- a CDS encoding DoxX family protein, with the translated sequence MADTFSTRKDAVAPVAALLDWPGTAWLARLALAAPFVVSGLVKLTDFNGAVAEAAGLGLGLPVLVAVAVIVTQLGGSALFLTRRWCWLGAGILAGFTVVATLLAHAFWTYEGPDRARQTATFLEHLAIVGGFAAAAVLTHRNTHRRGGAP